The Arcobacter lacus genome segment ATATCTTTTTTAATATATATAAATGGTTAAAGTAATATAAAAGGTAAATATTATAGGATTTCTTTGAATTTAACGCTTGCTTAACTTAAAGTTGGTACAATAATTTTTCGACAAAGGAGTTAACTATTTCGGCTTTATCAAAAATTTTTATATTATTTATTTTAACTTTTTTATCAATTTTTATTTATTGTATTTTTTTAAATAATAAAACTAGTTATTCATCAATCATTACAAAGATTACTAAAAATTCTAATTTGGCATATTCAAATAGTATTTTTGAATCAAGATTTAAAGAAAATCAAAATAATAATTCGAATTTAGTTTTGGTTCCATTACAAATAAGTTATTTGGATTTTGTATATGAAAAATAGTGTTTTTTTCAATTTCATTTTTTTGCTTTTAGTAAAACACAAATCAAAACATTTTGCTATTTTTTTAATATCAATTTTTATTGTGTTTTTAACTTCATCAATTTTATTCATCAAAAATAGTTTACAACAAGAGATTTCTGAAGCTTTAGAAAACCAAAGTGATTTTATAGTACAAAAAACTATAGCTAATAAAATAAAAGATATTGATATCTCTTTAATAGATAAATTTTATGAAATAAATGGAGTTTCAAAAGTAACTCAAAGAGTTTATGGACAATATTATTTTATGCCAGAAAATATCTACTTTACTATTATTGGAATTGATTTTTTTGAAGAAACTACAAATCAAGATTTAAAAGAACTTTTAAACTTTTTAAATATTTCAAAGTTTTTAGAAAAAGATTCTATGATTATTGGAAATGGTATTAAAAAAGTATTGGATAAATATGCTTATTTTGATTCTTATGATTTTAAACTTGAAAATGAAAATTCAAAAAATATCAAAATTTTTAAAGATTTACCAAAAGAAGCAAATTTAATAGCAAATGATCTGATAATTATGGATATAAATATCGCAAAAAGGATTTTAGATATTAAACCAGATTTTGCAACAGACATAGTTTTAGATGTTCCAAATCCACTTGAAAGACAAAATGTAAAAGAACAGATTCTTTTAAAAGAGTCAAACATAAGAATTTTACAAAAAGATGAACTAAAAAAAGAGTATGAAAATATGTTTAATTATAAAGGCGGAATTTTTTTGATTTTATTTATAGTTGTAATATTTACATTTATTTTAGTTTTATATCAAAGATATTCAATGATTAGTTCAAATGATAAAAGAGAAATAGGTATTTTAAAAGCAGTTGGTTGGAGTATAAAAGATATTATAAAACTTAAAATTATAGAAAATTTCATAGTTGCTTTTATGGCATTTATTATAGGAGTAATTTTTGCTTATATTTTTGTATTTATTTTACAAGCACCAGTATTAAAAAATATTTTTATAGGTTTTTCAAATATCAAAAATGATTTTATTTTAAATGAAAATATAAGAATTTCAAATCTTATTACATTATTTTTATTTTTTATGGTTCCATTTTTAAGTGCAGTTTTAATTCCTGTTTGGAAAATAGCAGTAATTGATGCTACAAAGAGTATGAAATGATAAAAATCAAAAACTTAAATAAAGTCTTCTATGAAAATACAAATAAAGAATTTTATGCTTTAAAAGATATAAATTTAAATATAAAAAAATCATCTTGTGTTGTTTTAAAAGGAGTTAGTGGGAGTGGAAAATCAACTTTATTATCTCTTATTGCAACTTTACAAAAACCATCTAGTGGTGAAATTGTCGTAGAAAATGAAAGTATTGCAAAACTTCCTGATTTTCATGCTTCGAATTTTAGAGCAAGAAAAATTGGATTTATTTTTCAATCATTTAACCTTTTTAATGAGTTAAGCGTTAAAGATAATATTAGTCTTCCTTTAATTCCTCTTGGATTTTCTCAAAAACAAATAGATGAAAAAGTAATAAACACTTTAAAACTTGCAAATATTTTACATAAAAAAGATGAATTAGTCTCAAATCTTTCAGGTGGAGAAAAACAAAGATGTGCAATTGCAAGAGCTTTAGTAAATAATTGTGAAATAATACTTTGTGATGAACCAACTGCAAACTTAGATTATGAAAACTCTAAAAATTTTATAGAGATTTTAAAAGAGTTAAAAGAACTAAAAAAAACAATTATTATTGCAACTCATGACCCAATTTTTGATAATCTTGATTTTGTAGATTCTGAAATTCTTATAAAAAATGGACAAATTTGTGAATAGTATATTTTTATCAAATGAGATAATCATTTTTTTATTTGTACAACTAACTCTTTTTATTCTTTTATTTGTAGCTTTTTATTTTTCGTTTTTTATTATAAAAAATTGGGATTTTAGTAAAACTTCAAATAAACAATACAAGCTAGAAAAAACTTCATATTTAGTCATTTTAATCATAACATTTACACTTATTGTAAAAATATTTTTATTTCCTTATTTTGCTTATACCTTAGACAATTTGTCAAATGTTGTTCCTGGCGCTATGTGTGCTGCTGGAATTGTTGGAGCAAATAAATATGGACAGATAAATTTATTTTTGAAAATTGTAATTTTATTTTTTATAGGAATTTGGCTTATCATCAACTCTTTTGATATAAAAGAAAAAACTTATCCATATACAAAGAAAAAATATTTTTTATATATTTTTATTTTTATTTTCTCTATTCTTGAACTAATTTTAGATTTTTTGTTTTTATCAAATATTCCTACAAAAGAGCCAGTTTTATGTTGTTCAGTGATTTTTGGAGTAAATGGTATCGGAAGTAAAATACCATTTGATTTATCAATAAATACTTTTTTAATGCTTTTTTATATGATATATTTGTTGATAATTTTTCTAAATCTTCAAAAAAAAGCATTTTTAAATTTGCTTACAAATTTTTTATTTTTATATATTGCATATTATGCAACTACTTACTTTTTTTCAACATATATTTATCAACTACCAACTCATCAATGCCCATTTTGTATGCTTCAAAAAGAGTACTTTTTTGTAGGTTATTTTATTTGGGGAAGTTTATTTTTAGGAACATTTTTTGGAGTAGCAAGTTTTGTTTTAAAATTAATTTTGAAAAAAGATTTTGATTTTATTTATAGATATTCAATTATTTTTAATACCTTATTTGTATTTTTGAATTCTTTTTATGTGATTAGATATTTTATTATAAATGGAGTCTTTTTATAAATCCGTAAAATTTTACGGATTTATAAATATAATTATTTATTTTCAGTTGTAGTTTCAGCAGCTTTTTCTTCAGTAGCTGGAGTAGCTTCTTCTGTTTGTGCTTTTTCT includes the following:
- a CDS encoding ABC transporter permease, which produces MKNSVFFNFIFLLLVKHKSKHFAIFLISIFIVFLTSSILFIKNSLQQEISEALENQSDFIVQKTIANKIKDIDISLIDKFYEINGVSKVTQRVYGQYYFMPENIYFTIIGIDFFEETTNQDLKELLNFLNISKFLEKDSMIIGNGIKKVLDKYAYFDSYDFKLENENSKNIKIFKDLPKEANLIANDLIIMDINIAKRILDIKPDFATDIVLDVPNPLERQNVKEQILLKESNIRILQKDELKKEYENMFNYKGGIFLILFIVVIFTFILVLYQRYSMISSNDKREIGILKAVGWSIKDIIKLKIIENFIVAFMAFIIGVIFAYIFVFILQAPVLKNIFIGFSNIKNDFILNENIRISNLITLFLFFMVPFLSAVLIPVWKIAVIDATKSMK
- a CDS encoding ABC transporter ATP-binding protein, with product MIKIKNLNKVFYENTNKEFYALKDINLNIKKSSCVVLKGVSGSGKSTLLSLIATLQKPSSGEIVVENESIAKLPDFHASNFRARKIGFIFQSFNLFNELSVKDNISLPLIPLGFSQKQIDEKVINTLKLANILHKKDELVSNLSGGEKQRCAIARALVNNCEIILCDEPTANLDYENSKNFIEILKELKELKKTIIIATHDPIFDNLDFVDSEILIKNGQICE